The following are from one region of the Streptococcus sp. 1643 genome:
- a CDS encoding UDP-N-acetylglucosamine 1-carboxyvinyltransferase: MRKIVINGGRPLQGEITISGAKNSVVALIPAIILSDDIVTLDCVPDISDVASLVEIMEIMGATVKRYEDVLEIDPRGVQNIPMPYGKINSLRASYYFYGSLLGRFGEATVGLPGGCDLGPRPIDLHLKAFEAMGAKVSYEGDNMNLSAQGKGLHGASIYMDTVSVGATINTMIAAVKAKGRTVIENAAREPEIIDVATLLNNMGAHIRGAGTDIIIIDGVEKLHGTRHQVIPDRIEAGTYISLAAAVGKGIRINNVLYEHLEGFIAKLEEMGVRMTVSEDSIFVEEQSDLKAINIKTAPYPGFATDLQQPITPLLLTAQGRGTIIDTIYEKRVNHVFELAKMDADITTTNDHIIYNGGRKLHGASVKATDLRAGAALVIAGLMAQGQTEITNIEFILRGYSDIIEKLRSLGADITLVED; encoded by the coding sequence ATGAGAAAAATTGTCATCAATGGTGGACGTCCATTGCAAGGTGAGATCACCATTAGTGGTGCTAAAAATAGTGTCGTAGCGCTTATTCCTGCTATTATCTTATCAGATGATATTGTCACTTTAGATTGTGTTCCAGATATTTCAGACGTTGCTAGTCTTGTCGAAATCATGGAGATTATGGGGGCGACTGTTAAGCGTTATGAGGATGTCTTGGAGATTGATCCAAGAGGGGTTCAAAACATTCCTATGCCTTATGGCAAGATTAATAGCTTGCGTGCTTCTTATTATTTTTACGGAAGTCTTTTAGGGCGCTTTGGTGAAGCTACGGTAGGACTTCCTGGTGGATGTGATTTGGGTCCTCGTCCGATTGACCTTCACTTAAAAGCCTTTGAAGCTATGGGGGCTAAGGTGAGCTACGAGGGAGATAATATGAATTTATCTGCCCAAGGCAAGGGGCTTCACGGAGCAAGTATTTACATGGACACTGTTAGCGTTGGTGCAACGATTAACACCATGATTGCCGCGGTTAAAGCAAAGGGACGTACTGTCATTGAAAATGCGGCCCGTGAACCAGAAATCATCGATGTGGCTACCCTCTTGAATAACATGGGAGCACACATTCGTGGTGCAGGGACTGATATTATCATTATTGATGGTGTTGAGAAACTTCATGGAACGCGTCACCAGGTTATTCCAGACCGTATCGAAGCAGGAACCTATATTTCACTTGCTGCAGCAGTAGGAAAAGGAATTCGTATTAACAACGTTCTCTATGAACACTTAGAAGGCTTTATCGCTAAACTAGAGGAAATGGGGGTTCGTATGACGGTCTCAGAAGACAGTATCTTCGTTGAAGAACAGTCCGATTTGAAGGCTATCAATATTAAAACCGCTCCTTATCCTGGTTTTGCAACTGATTTGCAACAGCCTATCACGCCACTTTTACTAACTGCGCAAGGTCGTGGAACCATTATTGATACGATTTATGAGAAACGTGTCAATCATGTCTTTGAGTTAGCAAAAATGGATGCGGATATTACGACTACAAATGATCACATTATCTACAACGGTGGTCGTAAGTTACACGGGGCAAGTGTAAAAGCTACAGACTTGCGAGCTGGTGCAGCACTTGTCATCGCTGGTTTGATGGCTCAAGGCCAGACTGAAATTACGAATATTGAGTTTATCCTTCGTGGCTACTCAGATATTATTGAAAAATTGCGTAGCCTTGGAGCAGATATTAC